In Winkia neuii, a genomic segment contains:
- a CDS encoding thiamine-binding protein, with protein MLFAFSIAPSTTDDPDGSMASAVARAIKVVRDSGLPNETTSMFTTLEGSWEECMPVIQKACDAVGEVSPRVSLVLKADLRPGHTGEIEGKVERVNAQVEKL; from the coding sequence ATGTTATTTGCTTTTTCAATTGCGCCTTCCACAACTGACGATCCGGATGGTTCGATGGCTTCGGCCGTAGCTCGTGCGATCAAGGTTGTGCGCGATTCGGGCCTGCCAAACGAAACCACTTCGATGTTCACGACTTTGGAAGGCAGCTGGGAAGAATGCATGCCGGTCATCCAGAAGGCGTGTGATGCAGTGGGAGAGGTTAGCCCGCGCGTGTCCCTAGTGCTCAAGGCGGATCTACGCCCGGGCCATACCGGGGAAATTGAAGGCAAGGTAGAACGCGTGAACGCGCAGGTAGAAAAGCTGTAA
- a CDS encoding ABC transporter ATP-binding protein: METKTRPVSENPQTGLPPALHIDGACRAFGKVQAVDRVDLTVGQGELVALLGRNGAGKTTLLDIALGLGHPDAGRALLFGLDPREAIRRGLVGVIQQEGGFPTSGTVRSLLRLAASSYRNHIGVDAALKRAGVADLAGRRLSKCSGGQRQRFRLAMALLSEPRLLLMDEPTAGMDVASRKEFWEGMRSLTAEGVSIIFATHYLQEAEDIAERIVIMDRGKVAMDKSKSELIDADRRAQVRAILPAGSDLPEQLARMGRAEWDIRLSGNTLLAQGIDLEPLALRILQTPGVHGFQMTRVSLDDIFTSITSSEGELR, encoded by the coding sequence ATGGAAACAAAAACAAGACCTGTTTCAGAAAATCCCCAAACTGGTCTCCCGCCGGCGCTACACATCGATGGCGCCTGCCGCGCCTTCGGCAAGGTGCAGGCGGTAGACAGGGTTGACCTCACTGTCGGCCAGGGCGAACTGGTGGCTCTACTTGGTCGCAATGGTGCCGGGAAGACGACGCTGTTGGACATCGCCCTCGGATTGGGGCACCCCGATGCGGGTCGTGCCCTACTTTTTGGCCTGGACCCGCGGGAGGCTATCCGCCGCGGCCTAGTTGGCGTCATCCAGCAGGAGGGCGGATTCCCCACTTCGGGTACTGTCCGCTCACTGCTGCGGCTGGCCGCCAGTTCGTACCGGAATCACATTGGCGTGGACGCTGCGCTGAAAAGGGCCGGTGTTGCGGACCTCGCGGGGCGGCGGCTCAGTAAATGTTCGGGCGGACAACGACAGCGTTTCCGCCTGGCAATGGCGTTGCTGTCTGAGCCCCGCCTGCTGCTCATGGACGAACCGACTGCCGGTATGGATGTGGCTAGCCGGAAGGAGTTTTGGGAAGGCATGCGCTCCCTGACCGCCGAGGGCGTTTCGATCATTTTTGCCACCCACTACCTGCAGGAAGCCGAAGACATTGCCGAGCGGATAGTCATCATGGATCGGGGCAAGGTAGCGATGGATAAATCGAAATCTGAACTGATCGATGCGGATAGGCGGGCACAGGTGCGCGCTATCCTCCCGGCGGGTTCTGACCTGCCTGAACAGCTGGCTCGTATGGGACGGGCGGAGTGGGACATTCGCCTAAGCGGGAACACTCTTTTGGCGCAGGGAATCGATCTAGAACCCTTGGCTTTGCGGATTTTGCAAACTCCTGGCGTGCACGGCTTTCAGATGACACGTGTCAGCTTGGACGACATTTTTACCTCTATAACGTCCTCGGAAGGGGAACTCCGATGA
- a CDS encoding SDR family oxidoreductase: protein MERKLALITGGTRGIGAAIAAELASTHELIIGGTNAERVEEAVAKYPHARPFVCDLLDVEAIADAVAALNLDSLDVAVLSAGTSARGKIAEVEPEVWTRTLTLNVTSVAETIRQLLPALRAAKGQVIAINSGSGYTSKAGNAVYSASKFALRALTDALREEERGRVRVSSIHPGRVDTDMQVQIQKEAGHGYEPTDHVAPESVAKAVRAVVDTSAEATIENLEIRPVVKTPTA, encoded by the coding sequence ATGGAACGCAAACTAGCCCTGATAACTGGCGGCACTCGCGGCATCGGTGCGGCGATTGCTGCTGAATTGGCATCCACCCACGAACTCATCATCGGCGGCACCAACGCCGAGCGCGTCGAAGAAGCCGTGGCAAAGTATCCGCATGCGCGCCCCTTCGTGTGCGACCTGCTCGATGTGGAGGCCATTGCGGACGCAGTAGCAGCTTTGAATCTGGATTCCTTGGATGTGGCGGTGCTGTCTGCTGGCACATCTGCGCGCGGCAAGATTGCCGAGGTCGAACCCGAGGTGTGGACTCGTACGCTCACCTTGAACGTAACTTCCGTAGCCGAGACCATTCGCCAGCTTCTGCCCGCCCTTCGCGCCGCAAAGGGGCAGGTAATAGCTATTAACTCTGGTTCGGGGTACACCTCGAAGGCCGGCAATGCCGTGTACTCGGCCTCGAAATTTGCGCTGCGAGCCCTAACGGATGCTCTTCGCGAAGAGGAACGGGGGCGGGTGCGTGTCAGCTCGATTCATCCGGGGCGCGTAGACACCGACATGCAAGTGCAGATCCAAAAGGAGGCCGGACACGGCTACGAACCCACCGACCATGTTGCGCCGGAGTCGGTGGCCAAGGCGGTGCGCGCAGTAGTCGATACTTCCGCCGAGGCAACGATCGAAAACCTAGAAATTAGGCCGGTCGTAAAAACCCCCACCGCCTGA
- a CDS encoding FtsX-like permease family protein, producing the protein MNTLLKANLRTYARRYLATGLAVAISMAFVFACLVMTQSLQQSLTQSADEEFQGVAAFATPQGAVDLQQAAKKLQNTPGVGAAQQTAYGVLQMRAGSENTTAFVAAEQKAPFFHREADEGKRPGEDEIMLTTQAAQTLHVKVGQTVKARSNIEGGDYFPLKVSGLIKQGAISNVRSVITEATMTKMNASMAANLKVAGQSKNPNKAEQQRVAKTVKQVLGKDVKVQTGSEARTTMLQQMRIGGAVMMAVLLTFPAIALVVAFIVVSTTFKVVYQQRRRELALLRAVGATGRQVRSLLRKETLLVGAISSIIGIILGMGLAVLALRIGKIPLGAVNPLLLVGVFVLGTVLTYLVGMRPAGRVAKVPPLAALSQFSEEEGGSARTRWGRIVFGLLLVAVGAAGLGIGIHHGEELGFVIALAGGIPAFLGAVLLASAAMPKLTSLVGTIARSGIGKMARANTTRNRARTAATGTAIVIGVTLITMMSVGATSMRASLEDTLNTERPIDLVVTSRGGSLQAGQVAKLRGLAGIAKMQVEKAAPARLGDRDVKAYGVADRNPVSRAKEKLFTHNEGEAASGLPTGASRLCVGQTCQDVQVKQNKAMEAGSVNVAAETLKQLAPNAKDARAVIRLNDNANIEQVIKDVGQISDSLEITGGAGERAFYSKMINAALAVVVGLLAVSVLVALVGVANTLSLSVAERTRENGLLRALGLLRRQMRRMLLWEAVLIAITGSAIGILLGIGFGILGIHALPLEVNRVIVVMPWAYIAAAVVITLIAAALASWVPGRKAAKVPPVRALTAD; encoded by the coding sequence GTGAACACACTTCTAAAAGCCAACCTGCGCACGTACGCGCGGCGTTATTTAGCCACCGGGCTAGCCGTCGCCATTTCGATGGCCTTCGTGTTCGCGTGCCTGGTAATGACCCAGTCGCTGCAACAATCCCTTACGCAGAGCGCGGATGAGGAATTTCAGGGAGTCGCGGCGTTTGCCACCCCCCAAGGTGCCGTAGACCTGCAACAGGCTGCAAAAAAGCTGCAAAATACGCCGGGTGTTGGCGCGGCCCAGCAGACAGCCTATGGCGTATTGCAGATGCGCGCCGGGAGCGAAAACACCACGGCGTTTGTCGCCGCAGAACAGAAAGCGCCCTTCTTTCATCGTGAGGCTGACGAAGGGAAACGGCCAGGCGAGGACGAAATCATGCTCACGACCCAGGCCGCCCAAACCCTGCACGTGAAAGTGGGGCAGACGGTGAAGGCGCGCTCTAACATCGAGGGCGGCGACTACTTCCCACTCAAAGTCTCTGGGCTGATCAAGCAGGGCGCTATAAGTAACGTGCGCTCGGTGATTACTGAAGCGACCATGACTAAGATGAATGCCTCCATGGCAGCAAACCTCAAAGTCGCTGGTCAGAGCAAGAATCCTAATAAGGCTGAACAGCAGCGCGTGGCCAAGACGGTAAAACAGGTGTTGGGTAAGGACGTCAAGGTGCAAACCGGCTCCGAGGCCAGAACCACAATGCTGCAGCAGATGCGCATCGGTGGCGCTGTCATGATGGCTGTGCTACTCACTTTTCCGGCAATAGCCCTGGTTGTTGCGTTCATTGTAGTGTCCACTACGTTCAAGGTGGTCTACCAGCAGCGGCGACGTGAACTGGCCCTACTGCGCGCGGTCGGGGCTACCGGGCGGCAGGTGCGATCTCTACTGCGCAAGGAAACCTTACTGGTGGGCGCCATTTCCTCAATTATCGGAATTATCCTCGGCATGGGTCTGGCAGTCCTTGCATTGCGGATTGGCAAGATCCCGTTAGGCGCGGTCAACCCACTACTGTTGGTGGGCGTGTTCGTCCTCGGCACGGTACTGACGTATTTGGTAGGTATGCGGCCAGCGGGACGAGTGGCGAAGGTTCCGCCCCTTGCGGCCCTGTCGCAGTTCAGTGAAGAGGAGGGCGGTAGTGCTCGCACCCGGTGGGGGCGAATCGTCTTCGGACTGCTGCTGGTTGCGGTCGGCGCCGCCGGGCTGGGGATTGGTATCCACCACGGCGAAGAACTCGGGTTCGTCATTGCGCTAGCGGGTGGCATCCCCGCTTTCCTCGGGGCGGTCTTGTTGGCCAGTGCCGCCATGCCGAAGCTCACTTCGCTGGTCGGCACCATTGCTCGCAGTGGTATTGGCAAGATGGCGAGGGCGAACACGACCCGCAACCGGGCCCGTACTGCTGCGACGGGAACGGCAATCGTTATTGGGGTCACTTTGATCACGATGATGTCGGTGGGAGCTACTTCGATGCGCGCATCGTTGGAAGATACTCTGAATACCGAGCGGCCCATTGACCTGGTAGTCACGTCGCGTGGTGGATCTTTGCAGGCGGGCCAGGTGGCTAAGCTGCGCGGTCTTGCCGGCATAGCGAAGATGCAGGTAGAGAAGGCGGCTCCGGCGCGTCTGGGAGATAGGGACGTGAAGGCGTACGGCGTTGCGGACCGAAACCCGGTATCGCGCGCAAAGGAAAAGCTGTTTACTCATAACGAGGGCGAGGCTGCTTCCGGTCTGCCTACGGGAGCCTCCCGACTGTGCGTCGGCCAGACATGTCAGGACGTGCAGGTGAAGCAGAATAAGGCGATGGAGGCCGGCTCGGTGAATGTGGCCGCCGAAACGCTAAAGCAGTTGGCCCCTAATGCGAAGGATGCTCGCGCGGTGATTCGCCTGAATGACAATGCGAACATCGAACAGGTGATAAAGGATGTTGGCCAGATCTCTGACAGTCTGGAAATTACTGGTGGTGCTGGCGAGAGGGCCTTCTATTCGAAGATGATCAACGCGGCGCTCGCGGTGGTTGTCGGGCTGTTGGCGGTGTCCGTATTGGTCGCCCTCGTTGGGGTTGCGAACACCCTTTCGCTGTCGGTGGCGGAACGCACCCGCGAGAATGGGCTGTTGCGCGCCCTCGGACTGCTGCGGAGGCAGATGAGGCGGATGCTGTTGTGGGAGGCGGTCCTGATCGCGATCACCGGGTCCGCAATTGGCATCCTTCTGGGCATAGGGTTTGGCATCCTCGGAATCCACGCACTGCCGCTAGAGGTGAACCGCGTGATCGTGGTCATGCCCTGGGCCTACATCGCGGCGGCAGTGGTGATCACTCTGATTGCGGCGGCTTTGGCCTCCTGGGTACCGGGGAGGAAGGCAGCTAAGGTGCCTCCCGTGCGGGCGCTAACGGCTGACTGA
- a CDS encoding sensor histidine kinase — MLTKSRAATHPLRERLESLPWALPYLIFMWIFPLIGVASAAELFWTIAWQVVFTAVYVQTWVRSDSAPVSGDVDRAVLITIGLICLLAAVAVWISGVPLMAVYCFPYLAAIITFQLPRAHIGRASIVLAVATTVLLVSTYITGPRDVNMLAAPGVVVIAYFMTAKARQEVEEDRARAVAAADRVEASKEGERARISADLHDVLGQTLTAINVNAQVGTKMVEAGRTAEATQFLHQVQHLSHQALADMRAVVAATRRADINEEIESAKQLAKAAGITLDIEDTGHPPQGAPNTVAAHVLREGVANVVHHSEASRIRIQISPTELSIIDNGRQKKKSNRQGTGLRQLRERAADLGELTWNQDQSGFRLHFSLREAEKS, encoded by the coding sequence ATGCTTACCAAGTCGAGGGCGGCGACCCACCCCTTGCGCGAGCGTTTAGAATCGCTGCCGTGGGCGCTGCCCTACCTGATCTTCATGTGGATCTTCCCCCTAATCGGGGTGGCCTCCGCAGCTGAGCTCTTCTGGACTATTGCGTGGCAGGTAGTTTTTACGGCTGTTTACGTGCAAACTTGGGTCCGGTCGGATTCGGCACCCGTGTCGGGGGACGTGGACCGTGCCGTGCTAATAACCATTGGGCTGATCTGTCTGCTGGCCGCGGTGGCGGTTTGGATATCTGGCGTTCCGCTTATGGCCGTGTACTGTTTTCCGTACCTGGCAGCAATCATTACCTTCCAGCTTCCCAGAGCCCACATAGGGCGGGCCTCTATTGTGCTGGCTGTTGCGACAACAGTTTTGCTTGTGAGTACCTACATCACCGGGCCGCGTGACGTAAACATGTTGGCAGCCCCGGGGGTGGTGGTAATCGCTTACTTCATGACGGCAAAAGCCCGCCAAGAGGTAGAAGAAGACAGGGCGCGGGCGGTGGCCGCAGCCGACCGGGTAGAAGCGTCAAAGGAGGGCGAACGCGCCCGCATCAGCGCCGACCTGCATGACGTACTGGGGCAAACTCTGACCGCCATAAACGTGAACGCGCAGGTGGGTACCAAAATGGTCGAAGCTGGTAGGACCGCGGAGGCCACCCAGTTCTTGCATCAAGTGCAACACCTTTCCCACCAGGCGCTCGCGGATATGCGCGCCGTTGTGGCTGCCACGCGGCGGGCGGACATAAATGAAGAAATAGAAAGCGCAAAGCAGCTCGCGAAAGCGGCCGGCATCACCCTCGATATTGAAGATACCGGCCACCCGCCGCAGGGCGCGCCGAACACCGTGGCCGCCCACGTATTGCGCGAGGGCGTAGCCAACGTTGTGCATCATTCGGAGGCTTCCCGCATTCGTATCCAGATCAGCCCCACCGAACTGTCGATTATCGACAACGGCAGGCAAAAGAAGAAATCTAACCGGCAGGGCACTGGCCTGCGGCAGTTGCGCGAGCGAGCCGCAGACTTAGGTGAATTGACTTGGAACCAAGACCAGTCCGGATTCCGGCTACACTTTTCCCTGAGGGAGGCAGAAAAGTCGTGA
- a CDS encoding response regulator transcription factor gives MINIAVVDDQAMVRAGLVALLNLESDLQVVGEGKNGEEAIQIARTPGLDVLLLDVEMPKMDGLEALSKIQEAGTGPRVLMLTTFDRPGWVTRALAGGASGFLVKDQPAAQLAEAIRRVHAGMRVVDPDLAARSLGLGQNPLTPRETDVLRAALDGGTSAQIARRVGLSEGTVRNHVAAAMAKTGGASRMDAARRAHNNGWL, from the coding sequence GTGATCAACATTGCCGTGGTTGACGATCAAGCGATGGTGCGGGCCGGCCTGGTTGCGCTGCTAAACCTAGAATCTGACCTGCAGGTAGTGGGCGAGGGCAAAAACGGGGAAGAAGCCATTCAAATCGCGCGGACGCCGGGCCTGGACGTCCTCTTGTTAGACGTCGAGATGCCAAAGATGGACGGCCTGGAGGCCCTTAGCAAAATTCAAGAGGCCGGAACCGGTCCACGCGTCCTGATGCTTACCACGTTCGACCGCCCCGGATGGGTAACCCGAGCCCTCGCAGGTGGGGCTAGCGGGTTCCTTGTCAAAGACCAGCCGGCAGCCCAGCTGGCAGAAGCGATCCGGCGCGTTCATGCGGGCATGCGCGTAGTAGACCCAGACCTGGCAGCCCGTTCCCTTGGACTGGGCCAGAATCCGCTCACCCCCAGGGAAACTGATGTATTGCGCGCCGCCCTCGACGGAGGAACCAGTGCCCAGATTGCTCGGCGAGTGGGGCTGTCGGAAGGAACCGTGCGCAACCACGTGGCTGCGGCAATGGCTAAGACGGGTGGAGCCTCGCGCATGGATGCCGCCCGCCGCGCCCACAACAATGGGTGGCTATGA
- a CDS encoding methyltransferase codes for MSLRKLDAALRKCNFSPSGFAAELDEAWQDWARGLESPTQRAVSGWLQLGELNALRVAIALFVTGHRVSKGQVEEFLPEATCLCDGQQRLRARWRLSPLQISIDGKEHTWFVPSDPRSVPGVPLPADHVLGLGGATNSLLAWTPREHFGTVLDLGCGSGAQALAATAHADSVTGVDILPRALGAAGVAAQLAGESVELLQSDMFSAVRGRRFDLIVSNPPFVITPQQAREGERFTYRDGGRDGDDLVAELVAALPEYLSEGGVAALICNWQITGQWRERWDSWLSHSPLDAWVCLREVASPAAYAKMWLRDEGLIPGTAEYAARERLWLDDFDRRGITGVGFGYVLLHRGQGVPVRRFEDALGTDRAPGSEFASHLLTAFARERGGGLEDTALKEARLVVPHDVTEERFYTPGAQDPQVIMLHQGGGVGRQIRVDTALAGLAGACDGELAIGQIIGALSVLLDADKGELERELLPRVRDLYWQGFLRETADSPVRF; via the coding sequence GTGAGCCTGCGCAAGCTAGACGCGGCACTGCGAAAGTGCAACTTTTCGCCCTCGGGATTTGCGGCCGAACTTGACGAGGCCTGGCAGGACTGGGCGCGTGGGTTAGAATCGCCCACCCAAAGGGCGGTTTCTGGATGGTTGCAGCTGGGTGAGTTGAATGCGTTGCGCGTCGCGATCGCGTTGTTCGTGACGGGGCATCGTGTTTCAAAAGGGCAGGTAGAAGAGTTTTTGCCAGAAGCTACCTGTTTGTGTGACGGGCAGCAGAGGCTGCGCGCTCGCTGGCGCCTGTCGCCGTTGCAAATCAGCATAGACGGCAAGGAGCATACCTGGTTTGTGCCTTCGGATCCGCGTTCGGTACCGGGGGTGCCGCTTCCGGCAGACCACGTGCTGGGCTTGGGCGGGGCAACGAATTCGCTACTGGCGTGGACGCCCAGGGAACACTTCGGTACCGTCCTCGACCTGGGGTGCGGATCGGGAGCGCAGGCGTTGGCTGCTACGGCACACGCTGATTCGGTTACTGGCGTAGATATTTTGCCGCGAGCTCTTGGAGCGGCAGGCGTGGCGGCGCAGCTGGCCGGTGAGTCCGTTGAGCTTTTGCAATCCGATATGTTTTCGGCGGTGCGAGGGCGTCGCTTCGACCTGATCGTCTCTAACCCGCCTTTTGTGATCACCCCGCAGCAGGCGCGCGAGGGCGAGCGGTTCACCTACCGAGACGGCGGGCGTGACGGGGACGATTTGGTTGCCGAGCTAGTCGCAGCCTTGCCCGAGTACCTTAGCGAAGGTGGGGTGGCCGCCCTCATTTGTAATTGGCAGATTACGGGGCAGTGGCGCGAACGTTGGGACTCGTGGTTGTCCCACAGCCCGTTGGATGCTTGGGTGTGCTTGCGTGAAGTTGCCTCGCCGGCCGCATACGCCAAAATGTGGTTACGTGACGAGGGGCTTATTCCCGGAACCGCCGAATACGCTGCGCGGGAAAGGCTGTGGCTTGACGATTTTGATCGCCGCGGCATTACGGGGGTGGGTTTTGGTTACGTGCTGCTACATAGGGGGCAGGGCGTCCCGGTGCGCCGTTTTGAGGACGCGTTGGGCACCGACCGGGCGCCGGGCAGCGAGTTCGCCTCACATCTGCTAACGGCTTTCGCTAGAGAACGCGGAGGAGGATTAGAAGACACGGCTTTAAAGGAGGCGCGGTTGGTTGTGCCTCACGACGTTACTGAGGAACGCTTTTACACGCCTGGGGCGCAGGATCCACAAGTGATTATGTTGCACCAAGGGGGCGGGGTAGGTCGCCAAATTAGGGTAGATACCGCTCTGGCAGGGCTGGCGGGCGCCTGTGATGGGGAGCTTGCCATTGGGCAGATTATTGGGGCCCTTTCGGTGCTTTTAGACGCGGATAAGGGCGAATTGGAGCGCGAATTGTTGCCGCGGGTGCGCGATTTGTACTGGCAAGGATTCTTGCGCGAGACCGCAGACTCGCCTGTGCGGTTTTAG
- a CDS encoding ABC transporter permease, translated as MSNTLSAAEIRAIPTPKPFQGALTHFLASLYSQTVGNPWFFGGAIGIPLLMYFFFAVGQPYSDESVGNGNVQAAIMVGMACYGALTTAGWGTCVTAFGRNTGWWRTLALTPLSFPAYLVAQVASAVCQAGLATLVTYIVGACTGAHMNAQVWGVTYLLILVCCFPLAAMGFAIGLVVNEQAANFILTMILLVSAFLSGMFMPLEQMGKLVQDMAPYTPLYGIINLVRAPLIGWANTFNWSWVVNIVVYSTVFIALAALLYSRKGRTER; from the coding sequence ATGAGTAACACTCTTAGCGCAGCCGAAATAAGAGCAATTCCAACGCCTAAACCTTTCCAAGGCGCCCTTACCCACTTTTTGGCCTCTTTGTACAGCCAGACTGTAGGTAATCCCTGGTTTTTTGGCGGCGCAATAGGTATTCCGTTGCTAATGTATTTTTTCTTTGCGGTAGGCCAGCCGTATTCGGATGAAAGTGTAGGCAACGGAAACGTGCAGGCGGCGATCATGGTGGGCATGGCCTGTTATGGGGCGCTTACTACAGCAGGTTGGGGCACGTGCGTGACCGCCTTCGGCCGCAACACCGGGTGGTGGCGTACCTTGGCACTAACGCCGCTTTCTTTCCCCGCATATCTGGTTGCGCAGGTGGCCTCCGCCGTCTGCCAAGCTGGCCTGGCCACGCTTGTAACCTACATAGTTGGGGCCTGCACTGGGGCACACATGAATGCCCAGGTGTGGGGAGTGACCTACCTGCTCATATTGGTTTGCTGCTTCCCTCTGGCGGCGATGGGTTTCGCAATAGGTCTGGTAGTAAATGAGCAGGCGGCCAACTTCATCCTGACCATGATCCTGCTAGTTTCCGCGTTCCTGTCGGGCATGTTCATGCCGCTGGAGCAGATGGGCAAACTGGTGCAGGATATGGCCCCTTACACGCCGCTATATGGCATTATCAATCTGGTCAGGGCCCCGCTAATCGGCTGGGCCAACACATTCAACTGGTCTTGGGTGGTAAACATCGTAGTTTATTCCACGGTCTTTATCGCTCTGGCAGCCCTGTTGTACTCCCGCAAGGGGCGCACAGAAAGGTAG